One Thermofilum pendens Hrk 5 DNA segment encodes these proteins:
- a CDS encoding DEAD/DEAH box helicase, producing the protein MLGEVVKGRDRGGSRRLEELGDLLPGRILEALSRFGYRELNYVQVKSLELSRVYPNMLISAPTGAGKTEAAVLPVLRDLVEKGGKPIYALYVTPLRALNRDIYDRMVELFRALGFEAEVRHGDTPQRVRRRIAESPPHMLITTPETTQFLLVDGRYREHLKNTRWVVVDEVHELLDDKRGAQLSLALERLRLISPGLRVVGLSATLRDPEAALRLLSGGRVGTVVEWFERKAYELVVEDIDEEGDLAGRVKRVAELCRGGGVIVFTNTRDTAEFIGRVLARDYGLNVRVHHGSLSRQEREEAERLFKSGRVDAIVATSSLELGVDIGYARLVVQFGSPRQAIKLAQRVGRAGHSLSEVSRGVIVPLYLEDAVESAVLARRVYLRALEKQGFHEKPLDVLSHQVAGLVLEYRDLDVYTVHEVVTRSAPFRDLSLGELKQLLEFLDSLGVVRFDGERVKMGRRTISYYYGSASMIPETLSFDVVDMASRRTIGALDYAFASLVDKGRVIILGGKAWTVEEVDVDANKVYVVENVEEFGEPPIWTGMTLPVDAKVAREVGSLYRRIGESLGNPEELEKLRKEYAIPEKAFEKLVRIIEEEKRLLGVVPSDRNAVAEVASYKGKTAITLHSYLGTKGNNLLALLLAHAVRGYTGSSARYFADPYRVLVVTEYEVPDQRVLESLRSGLEWSLRNLEEVVRESNSYALAFSHVASKMGVVDVKKSKPEPGLMSSLRKRMRGTPLDREALRTCLFEYFDLEAVEEFVREVSEGRRPLVFKRLPELSPLAQLIFEKPVVKAGALASELPVSSMVSAVVKRIENTHVLLYCVHCGNWHATMRVVEAKAYPSCPKCGSRALAVLRPYEEEKLPVLEKWRKGGKLSPEEKKFVEKVRQSASLVLSYGYPAVFVLAGHGIGPTTAKSILSKGTDPETLARNILVAEANYTRTRKYWEE; encoded by the coding sequence ATGCTTGGCGAAGTTGTCAAGGGGAGGGATCGGGGAGGCTCCCGTAGGTTGGAGGAGCTCGGGGACCTACTACCCGGAAGGATCCTCGAGGCTCTCTCCAGGTTTGGGTACAGGGAGCTGAACTACGTGCAGGTGAAGTCGCTAGAGCTCTCCAGAGTGTACCCCAACATGCTCATCTCCGCCCCCACGGGTGCCGGGAAAACGGAGGCGGCGGTTCTGCCCGTTCTCCGGGATCTCGTCGAGAAGGGTGGGAAGCCCATATACGCGCTCTACGTCACGCCTCTACGTGCTCTCAACAGGGACATATACGACAGGATGGTGGAGCTTTTTCGCGCCCTGGGCTTCGAGGCGGAAGTGAGGCACGGGGATACGCCGCAGAGGGTTCGCAGGAGGATAGCCGAGTCTCCTCCGCACATGCTCATCACCACGCCGGAGACTACGCAGTTCCTGCTGGTGGACGGGAGGTACAGGGAGCACTTGAAGAATACCCGGTGGGTCGTAGTGGACGAGGTGCACGAGCTACTCGACGACAAGAGGGGGGCGCAGCTATCGCTGGCGCTCGAGAGGCTTAGGCTTATCTCGCCGGGGCTCCGCGTCGTCGGGCTCTCGGCTACGCTGAGGGACCCTGAGGCGGCGCTCAGGCTACTCTCAGGCGGGAGGGTGGGGACAGTCGTCGAGTGGTTCGAGCGTAAAGCCTACGAGCTGGTAGTAGAGGACATCGACGAGGAGGGAGATCTCGCCGGGAGGGTTAAGCGCGTCGCCGAGCTGTGCAGGGGCGGCGGCGTGATAGTGTTCACCAATACGCGCGACACAGCGGAGTTCATCGGGAGGGTTCTCGCCCGCGACTACGGCTTGAACGTGAGGGTGCACCACGGGAGCCTCTCCCGCCAGGAGAGGGAGGAGGCTGAGCGGCTCTTCAAGAGCGGCAGGGTAGACGCGATCGTCGCTACGTCGAGCCTAGAGCTCGGCGTGGACATAGGGTACGCGAGGCTCGTAGTGCAGTTCGGGTCGCCCAGGCAGGCAATAAAGCTGGCGCAAAGGGTGGGCAGGGCTGGGCACAGCCTCTCGGAGGTCTCCCGCGGGGTCATAGTCCCGCTGTACCTGGAGGACGCAGTCGAGTCCGCGGTCCTCGCGCGCAGAGTGTACCTGAGGGCGCTCGAGAAGCAGGGGTTCCACGAGAAGCCTCTCGACGTGCTCTCGCACCAGGTGGCGGGCCTCGTGCTCGAGTACCGGGACCTAGACGTGTACACGGTCCACGAGGTCGTCACGCGCTCCGCCCCGTTCCGCGACCTTAGCCTGGGCGAGCTGAAGCAACTCCTCGAGTTCCTCGACTCCCTAGGCGTCGTTAGGTTCGACGGAGAGCGCGTCAAGATGGGGAGGAGGACTATCTCCTACTACTACGGCTCCGCCTCCATGATCCCGGAGACCCTATCCTTCGACGTCGTCGACATGGCGTCTAGGAGGACTATAGGCGCGCTGGACTACGCGTTCGCGTCCCTGGTCGACAAGGGCAGGGTGATAATACTCGGCGGGAAAGCCTGGACGGTGGAGGAGGTAGACGTGGATGCCAACAAGGTCTACGTAGTCGAGAACGTGGAGGAGTTCGGGGAGCCGCCCATCTGGACCGGCATGACCCTACCCGTGGACGCGAAGGTAGCGAGGGAGGTGGGCTCCCTCTACAGGAGGATCGGGGAAAGCCTCGGCAACCCCGAGGAGCTCGAGAAGCTGAGGAAGGAGTACGCGATACCCGAGAAAGCCTTCGAGAAGCTCGTAAGGATAATCGAGGAGGAGAAGAGGCTACTGGGCGTAGTGCCCAGCGACCGCAACGCCGTCGCGGAGGTCGCCAGCTACAAGGGCAAGACAGCTATAACCCTGCACTCCTACCTGGGCACGAAGGGCAACAACCTGCTCGCGCTCCTACTCGCACACGCTGTGCGGGGGTACACGGGGTCCTCAGCGAGGTACTTCGCAGACCCCTACAGGGTCCTAGTGGTCACCGAGTACGAGGTACCGGACCAGAGGGTGCTGGAGAGCCTGAGGAGCGGGCTCGAGTGGTCGCTCAGGAACCTAGAGGAGGTGGTCAGAGAGAGCAACTCGTACGCGCTAGCGTTTTCGCACGTAGCCTCCAAGATGGGGGTAGTCGACGTGAAGAAGTCTAAGCCGGAGCCGGGGCTGATGTCAAGCCTGAGGAAGAGGATGAGGGGAACACCCCTGGACAGGGAGGCGTTGAGGACCTGCCTCTTCGAGTACTTCGACCTGGAGGCTGTCGAGGAGTTCGTCAGGGAGGTCTCGGAGGGCAGGAGACCCCTCGTGTTCAAGAGGCTCCCCGAGCTGAGCCCGCTGGCCCAGCTTATATTCGAGAAGCCCGTCGTAAAGGCCGGCGCGCTGGCCTCCGAGCTCCCCGTTTCCAGCATGGTCAGCGCGGTCGTGAAGAGGATTGAGAACACCCACGTGCTACTCTACTGCGTCCACTGCGGCAACTGGCACGCCACGATGAGGGTGGTGGAGGCGAAGGCGTACCCCTCCTGCCCCAAGTGCGGCTCGAGGGCCTTAGCGGTGCTTAGGCCGTACGAGGAGGAAAAGCTCCCGGTGCTGGAGAAGTGGCGGAAGGGTGGGAAGCTCTCCCCCGAGGAGAAGAAGTTCGTGGAGAAAGTCAGGCAGTCCGCCTCGCTGGTACTCTCCTACGGCTACCCAGCGGTCTTCGTGCTAGCCGGCCACGGGATAGGGCCTACCACAGCCAAGAGCATCCTTTCGAAGGGGACGGACCCGGAGACCCTTGCGAGGAACATCCTCGTAGCCGAGGCTAACTACACGAGGACGAGGAAATACTGGGAAGAGTAG
- a CDS encoding PolB1-binding protein PBP2 family protein codes for MSSVVLASMDEIEEYARRLGGLIREKGRLTVDEILDWGQREGLNSLTLYMVVESLLEDASFKPSGERRVIDSYLNLELPEKVEYVAAKAEEKAGEVPAKAPPRPREEKGRKPKKQPPRVKPSRERSLLEFFGEEREEPSREEPVERGEEGGEEPERREEPAPEPAAEPRASVGVQEVDCSEVSDLLGNEAYERALRYLCTYWSIGLLRLMDDLIRMGVKEPRKFLAELAKRGLIEVTELEVVNAKEKLLKLSECFGKDRSTLVDLLPI; via the coding sequence TTGAGCAGTGTAGTTTTAGCGTCGATGGACGAGATAGAGGAGTACGCTAGGAGGCTTGGAGGGCTGATACGCGAGAAGGGTAGGCTAACGGTAGACGAGATACTAGACTGGGGGCAGAGGGAGGGGCTCAACTCTCTCACTTTGTACATGGTCGTGGAGAGCCTCCTGGAGGACGCCTCCTTCAAGCCGAGCGGGGAAAGGAGGGTAATAGACTCCTACTTAAACCTGGAGCTCCCGGAGAAGGTTGAATACGTAGCCGCGAAGGCTGAGGAGAAAGCCGGGGAGGTCCCCGCGAAGGCTCCTCCGCGCCCCAGGGAGGAGAAGGGGAGGAAGCCCAAAAAGCAACCTCCACGCGTGAAGCCGTCGAGGGAGCGCTCCCTCCTGGAGTTCTTCGGGGAAGAGCGGGAGGAGCCCTCTCGGGAGGAGCCGGTCGAGCGGGGAGAAGAGGGCGGCGAGGAGCCTGAACGAAGGGAGGAGCCTGCCCCTGAACCCGCGGCGGAGCCCCGGGCGAGCGTCGGGGTTCAAGAGGTAGACTGTAGCGAGGTCTCGGACCTGCTGGGGAACGAGGCTTACGAGAGGGCTTTAAGGTACCTTTGCACGTACTGGAGCATCGGGCTCTTAAGGCTGATGGACGACCTGATTAGGATGGGGGTCAAGGAGCCGAGGAAGTTCCTGGCGGAGCTGGCGAAGAGGGGTCTCATAGAGGTGACGGAGCTGGAGGTCGTCAACGCGAAGGAGAAGCTCCTCAAGCTTTCCGAGTGCTTCGGCAAGGATAGAAGCACGCTTGTCGATCTACTACCTATCTAG
- a CDS encoding 30S ribosomal protein S25e: MGGGKKRPTVSQLEKRVTKEEKKKEEGGKKPQMKLEASTGNLTEVSLEHVIKEIRGLKYVTPYVLASKFSLKLSRAKKVLRELESRGVVVAYDKNSRVPIYVPVAKSHKKEA, translated from the coding sequence ATGGGCGGAGGGAAGAAGAGGCCCACGGTCTCGCAGCTCGAGAAAAGGGTAACGAAGGAGGAGAAGAAAAAGGAGGAAGGAGGAAAGAAGCCCCAGATGAAGCTAGAAGCTTCTACGGGCAACCTTACGGAGGTATCGCTGGAGCACGTGATAAAGGAGATCAGGGGGCTCAAGTACGTCACGCCGTACGTGCTGGCTTCGAAGTTCTCTCTAAAGCTCAGCAGGGCTAAGAAAGTGCTGAGAGAGCTGGAGTCGCGCGGCGTCGTTGTTGCCTACGATAAGAATAGCCGAGTACCGATCTACGTTCCCGTTGCGAAGAGCCACAAGAAGGAAGCCTAG
- the radA gene encoding DNA repair and recombination protein RadA — protein sequence MPKRAKTEEVEEKEEKVEEEVNVDELVEDILGEAAAEAPPEEVPEGEIRLEDLEGVGRITAQKLRAAGFYTVRDLAFASAHELALVLGSEERAMAIIRSAQRLVNRGEEFITAKTLFEKRKNIEYISTGVRSLDDLLEGGIEVGSITEFIGEFGAGKTQICHQLSVMVQLPKDKGGLNARALYVDTEGTFRPERIVQIARARGLDPEKTLENIIYARAYNSDHQMLLIDEAKKYIEKYNIRLIIVDSLINHFRAEYPGRENLASRQQKLNKHISQLHRLASLYNLAVVVTNQVMASPDIFFGNPLKPAGGNIMAHGCTYRIWLRKAKEGKRIARIIDSPKHAEKEVAFAITEDGVTDV from the coding sequence ATGCCTAAACGCGCGAAAACCGAGGAGGTAGAGGAGAAGGAGGAAAAGGTAGAGGAGGAAGTAAACGTAGACGAGCTAGTAGAGGATATCCTCGGCGAGGCCGCGGCGGAGGCCCCGCCCGAGGAGGTACCCGAGGGAGAGATAAGGCTGGAGGACCTTGAAGGCGTTGGAAGGATAACGGCCCAGAAGCTCAGGGCGGCCGGGTTCTACACTGTTCGAGACCTCGCGTTTGCCTCTGCCCACGAGCTAGCGCTAGTCCTCGGCTCCGAGGAAAGAGCCATGGCTATAATCAGGTCTGCGCAGAGGCTGGTGAACAGGGGAGAGGAGTTTATAACCGCGAAGACACTGTTCGAGAAGAGGAAGAACATCGAGTACATCAGTACTGGTGTTCGTAGTCTTGATGATTTGCTTGAGGGTGGTATTGAGGTTGGTAGTATTACTGAGTTTATCGGGGAGTTTGGTGCTGGTAAGACTCAGATATGCCACCAGCTCAGCGTGATGGTCCAGCTGCCGAAGGATAAGGGAGGGCTCAACGCCAGGGCACTGTACGTGGACACAGAGGGAACGTTCAGGCCCGAGAGAATAGTACAGATAGCAAGGGCCAGAGGCCTAGACCCAGAAAAAACACTAGAAAACATAATATACGCGAGAGCCTACAACAGCGACCACCAGATGCTTCTAATAGACGAGGCGAAGAAGTACATCGAAAAGTACAACATCAGGCTAATCATAGTCGACAGCCTCATCAACCACTTCAGGGCTGAGTACCCGGGCAGAGAGAACCTCGCCTCGAGGCAACAGAAGCTCAACAAGCATATAAGCCAGCTACACAGGCTCGCGAGCCTCTACAACCTAGCGGTTGTCGTGACAAATCAGGTAATGGCTTCGCCCGACATATTCTTCGGAAACCCGCTGAAACCCGCCGGTGGAAACATAATGGCGCACGGGTGCACGTACAGGATCTGGCTTAGAAAAGCCAAGGAGGGTAAGCGCATAGCCCGCATAATCGACAGCCCGAAGCACGCAGAGAAAGAGGTAGCGTTCGCGATAACGGAGGACGGAGTCACGGACGTCTAG